The Bradyrhizobium diazoefficiens genome contains the following window.
CATCGCCTACAACAAGGAAGAGTTCCTCGACATCATCGAGCGAGGCCTTGACGCGTCCCCCACCAACGAAGTCCTGATCGAGGAATCCGTGCTCGGCTGGAAAGAGTTCGAGATGGAGGTGGTGCGCGACAAGAAGGACAATTGCATCATCGTCTGCTCGATCGAGAATTTCGATCCGATGGGCGTGCACACTGGCGACTCCATCACGGTTGCTCCGGCGCTGACACTGACGGACAAGGAATACCAGATCATGCGCGACGCCTCGCTGGCGGTGCTGCGCGAGATCGGCGTCGAGACCGGCGGCTCGAACGTGCAGTTCGGCGTCAATCCGGAAGACGGCCGCATGGTCGTGATCGAGATGAACCCGCGTGTGTCGCGCTCCTCTGCGCTGGCTTCCAAGGCGACGGGCTTCCCGATCGCCAAGGTCGCGGCCAAGCTCGCGGTCGGCTACACGCTGGACGAGATCGCCAACGACATCACAGGGGGCGCCACGCCGGCCTCGTTCGAGCCGACGATCGATTACGTGGTGACCAAGATCCCGCGTTTCGCTTTCGAGAAATTCCCCGGGGCTTCCACTACGCTGACGACGTCGATGAAGTCGGTCGGCGAGGTCATGGCGATCGGCCGCACCTTCCAGGAGAGCCTTCAGAAGGCGCTACGCGGGCTCGAGACGGGGTTAACCGGCCTCGACGAAATCGAGATCGAGGGCCTCGGCCACGGCGACGACAAAAACGCGATCCGCGCCGCGCTCGGAACACCGACGCCGAATCGCCTGTTGCAGGTCGCGCAGGCGATGCGGCTCGGCTGGTCCAACGAGGAGATCTTCAACTCCTGCAAGATCGATCCATGGTTCCTCAGCGAGATGCGTGGCATCGTCGACATAGAGGAGAAGGTTCGCAAGAACGGCCTTCCGGGCAACGCCTTCGGCATGCGCTCGCTCAAGACCATGGGCTTCTCCGACGCGCGGCTCGCGGTGCTCGCGGAAACAACTGAGGCGGAGGTGACAGCCAAGCGCCACGCCCTCGCCGTCCGTCCGGTCTACAAGCGCATCGATACCTGCGCCGCCGAATTCGCTTCACCCACGGCCTACATGTACTCGACCTATGAGGCGCCGTTCGCAGGCGCGCCCGCGGACGAGAGCGCGCCCTCGGACAAGAAGAAGGTCATCATCCTCGGCGGCGGCCCGAACCGCATCGGCCAGGGCATCGAGTTCGACTATTGCTGCTGTCACGCCTGCTTCGCCCTGCATGATGCCGGCTATGAATCCATCATGGTCAACTGCAACCCGGAAACGGTGTCGACCGACTACGACACCGCAGACCGGCTCTATTTCGAGCCGCTCACCGCCGAGGACGTGCTGGAGATCATCGCCAAGGAGCGCAGCAACGGCACGCTGCATGGCGTGATCGTGCAGTTCGGCGGCCAGACTCCGCTCAAGCTCGCGCGTGCGCTGGAAGCCGCCGAAGTGCCGATCCTCGGCACCTCGCCCGATGCGATCGACCTCGCCGAGGACCGCGACCGCTTCAAGCGCGTGCTCGACAAGCTCCGCCTGAAGCAGCCGAAGAACGGCATTGCCTACTCGGTCGAGCAGGCCCGCCTCGTCGCCACCGATCTCGGCCTGCCGCTGGTGGTGCGTCCATCCTACGTGCTCGGCGGTCGCGCCATGCAGATCATCCGCGAGGAAAACCAGCTCAGCGATTACCTGCTCGGCACGCTGCCGGAATTGGTGCCGGCCGACGTCAAGGCGCGCTATCCGAACGACAAGACCGGGCAGATCAACACCGTGCTCGGCAAGAACCCGCTGCTGTTCGACCGCTATCTGTCCGACGCGACCGAGATCGACGTCGACTGCCTCTGCGAC
Protein-coding sequences here:
- the carB gene encoding carbamoyl-phosphate synthase large subunit — encoded protein: MPKRTDITTILIIGAGPIVIGQACEFDYSGTQAVKTLKEEGYRIVLVNSNPATIMTDPELADATYIEPITPEIVAKIIEKERHVVPGGFALLPTMGGQTALNCALSLRQQGTLDKFDVEMIGATADAIDKAEDRQLFREAMTKIGLETPKSRLANASALKKSFRDKRQAEREKLSGAALEEHDRQWTLGESDRRKRYQEYALGQALMALSEIGLPAIIRPSFTMGGTGGGIAYNKEEFLDIIERGLDASPTNEVLIEESVLGWKEFEMEVVRDKKDNCIIVCSIENFDPMGVHTGDSITVAPALTLTDKEYQIMRDASLAVLREIGVETGGSNVQFGVNPEDGRMVVIEMNPRVSRSSALASKATGFPIAKVAAKLAVGYTLDEIANDITGGATPASFEPTIDYVVTKIPRFAFEKFPGASTTLTTSMKSVGEVMAIGRTFQESLQKALRGLETGLTGLDEIEIEGLGHGDDKNAIRAALGTPTPNRLLQVAQAMRLGWSNEEIFNSCKIDPWFLSEMRGIVDIEEKVRKNGLPGNAFGMRSLKTMGFSDARLAVLAETTEAEVTAKRHALAVRPVYKRIDTCAAEFASPTAYMYSTYEAPFAGAPADESAPSDKKKVIILGGGPNRIGQGIEFDYCCCHACFALHDAGYESIMVNCNPETVSTDYDTADRLYFEPLTAEDVLEIIAKERSNGTLHGVIVQFGGQTPLKLARALEAAEVPILGTSPDAIDLAEDRDRFKRVLDKLRLKQPKNGIAYSVEQARLVATDLGLPLVVRPSYVLGGRAMQIIREENQLSDYLLGTLPELVPADVKARYPNDKTGQINTVLGKNPLLFDRYLSDATEIDVDCLCDGKDTFIVGIMEHIEEAGIHSGDSACSLPPHSLDAKMIEELERQTRELALGLDVVGLMNVQYAIKDGDIYVLEVNPRASRTVPFVAKVVGTPVAKIAARVMAGEKLADFKLKKADFKHVGVKESVFPFARFPGVDTVLGPEMRSTGEVMGIDRSFAVAFAKSQLGGGTRVPRKGTVFVSVRESDKTRIAEAVRELHSLGFKVLATSGTARFLTDEGIPTEKVNKVLEGRPHIVDAITNGDVQLVFNTTEGPQALADSRSLRRAALLHKVPYYTTLSGAVAAAQGIRAYLGGDLEVRTLQSYFSET